A genomic segment from Lujinxingia sediminis encodes:
- a CDS encoding septal ring lytic transglycosylase RlpA family protein, producing MSLMNWVVLIAMYSQLAVGGDSIELSAVELPPVQQAGLASWYGDGAWHGDVTANGEAFDPMQYTCAHRSLPFDTMVLIENRANRRRVWCRINDRGPYGYVNDEGEWDFVVSSSPDKNWRGILDMSIATARALGTTEVGLQNVYLRYWTRNSPPNFHLAALNP from the coding sequence ATGTCTCTTATGAACTGGGTCGTACTTATCGCGATGTATTCGCAGCTGGCCGTCGGCGGGGACTCAATCGAGCTGAGCGCCGTGGAGCTTCCGCCTGTACAGCAGGCCGGGCTTGCCTCCTGGTATGGCGATGGAGCCTGGCATGGCGACGTCACCGCGAATGGCGAAGCCTTTGATCCGATGCAGTATACCTGCGCCCATCGCTCACTACCTTTTGATACGATGGTGCTGATTGAGAACCGCGCCAACCGTCGACGTGTCTGGTGCCGGATTAACGATCGTGGCCCCTACGGCTACGTCAACGATGAGGGGGAGTGGGACTTTGTTGTTTCAAGCTCTCCTGATAAGAACTGGCGGGGCATTCTGGACATGTCGATCGCCACAGCGCGTGCGCTGGGTACGACCGAGGTGGGTCTACAGAACGTCTATCTCCGCTACTGGACGCGTAACAGCCCGCCTAATTTCCACCTCGCTGCACTCAATCCCTGA